The proteins below are encoded in one region of Acidimicrobiia bacterium:
- a CDS encoding ABC transporter substrate-binding protein has translation MRRIIALVAIGLVVIGMGVLWLLIPQLTGDNDTTTTTSPSSTQVAPQATSSTTTTTSPAPVQTGGSVSFGVVGEPLSLNPLLIGGNAPPVETLSELWTIGLMGLDPKTQDPVPEAANAVPSLTNGGLRVNDDGTMTVRYDLNPDARWENGEAITGFDVAFTYGLMLDPSLPIRPDLRTLHSLILPESIEASSTSITMTLERPTIRFLSLFPVLVPASQIEETDFGQDWNQQTWMSAGPFRFASWDAGRAVRFVRNDRYPIVDDLGDRLPYLDELEIAFFSADDALLAAFEFQTVDAALVAADPVLLDKLESSPSIEVQIAAGPEYEHIGFEYGPRRFEANPGSMNESVAFREFLARSLDRKTIVSEVFAGRVSVLDTVVGMSWPAASASGWAEYSVDESLQDRLLAEAVSDLGRDEAVVIFSTTTSVERTQIAGLVLGRLSTAGVSVDVDLREVGEFFRDKILPGVFDVGEWAWRASPGPVGAVSDLEDRFLALPEDGGYNFYRWGAGDSVASAAADDLKERIAGLDGILDLEVLRAELTAIDALLAEDMVLLPLFAAPNAAAAWSTAFEGLDHVAAFPATWNAALWHRIGG, from the coding sequence ATGCGCCGGATCATCGCGCTGGTGGCCATCGGGCTCGTCGTCATCGGGATGGGGGTCCTGTGGCTCCTCATCCCTCAACTCACCGGGGACAACGACACGACGACCACCACGTCACCGTCGTCGACTCAGGTCGCGCCGCAGGCAACCTCTTCAACCACCACGACGACCTCGCCGGCCCCGGTTCAAACCGGAGGTTCGGTTTCATTCGGAGTTGTGGGTGAACCGCTTTCACTGAACCCGCTCTTGATAGGCGGCAACGCCCCGCCGGTTGAGACGCTCTCCGAGCTGTGGACGATCGGCTTGATGGGGCTGGATCCGAAGACGCAGGATCCTGTACCGGAGGCAGCGAACGCCGTCCCGTCCCTCACGAACGGCGGACTCCGGGTAAACGACGACGGAACGATGACCGTCCGCTACGACCTGAATCCCGACGCACGCTGGGAGAACGGTGAGGCGATCACAGGTTTCGACGTCGCTTTCACCTACGGCCTGATGTTGGACCCATCCTTGCCGATAAGACCGGACCTCCGGACTTTGCACTCCTTGATACTCCCGGAGTCGATCGAAGCTTCATCTACTTCCATCACTATGACCCTGGAACGTCCGACCATCCGGTTCCTGTCGCTGTTTCCGGTGCTGGTGCCCGCATCGCAGATCGAGGAGACCGACTTCGGTCAGGATTGGAACCAGCAGACGTGGATGAGCGCAGGACCGTTCCGATTCGCTTCCTGGGATGCCGGCAGGGCCGTCCGCTTCGTTCGGAACGACCGATACCCGATTGTCGATGATCTGGGAGACCGGCTGCCGTATCTCGATGAACTGGAGATAGCGTTCTTCTCTGCCGATGATGCACTCTTGGCGGCCTTCGAGTTCCAGACGGTAGATGCCGCGCTGGTTGCTGCCGACCCCGTACTTCTCGACAAATTGGAGTCCTCCCCGTCGATCGAAGTCCAGATCGCCGCAGGACCCGAGTATGAACATATAGGGTTCGAGTACGGGCCCCGCAGATTCGAGGCGAACCCCGGCTCCATGAACGAATCTGTCGCTTTTCGCGAGTTCTTGGCCAGGTCCCTCGATCGGAAGACGATCGTATCGGAGGTCTTCGCCGGCCGGGTGTCTGTGCTCGACACCGTTGTCGGTATGTCGTGGCCGGCGGCATCTGCATCCGGCTGGGCAGAATATTCAGTCGATGAGTCGCTTCAGGACAGGTTGCTGGCAGAGGCAGTCTCCGATCTGGGCCGCGACGAGGCGGTCGTGATCTTCAGTACTACGACCAGCGTGGAGAGAACGCAGATCGCAGGACTCGTGCTCGGGAGGCTGTCAACCGCCGGTGTGTCGGTCGATGTCGACCTACGGGAGGTGGGGGAGTTCTTCCGCGACAAGATCCTCCCCGGTGTTTTTGACGTCGGCGAATGGGCATGGCGTGCCTCACCCGGCCCGGTGGGAGCAGTATCCGACCTCGAGGACCGCTTCCTCGCATTGCCCGAGGATGGTGGATATAACTTCTATCGGTGGGGTGCCGGCGATTCTGTTGCCTCCGCGGCTGCAGACGACCTGAAGGAACGAATCGCCGGTCTGGACGGCATTCTCGATCTGGAGGTGTTGAGGGCAGAGCTCACGGCGATCGACGCCCTCCTGGCAGAAGACATGGTCCTTCTGCCCCTATTCGCAGCGCCCAATGCGGCGGCCGCCTGGTCGACCGCGTTTGAGGGGCTTGACCATGTCGCAGCCTTTCCCGCAACATGGAACGCTGCACTCTGGCACCGAATCGGCGGCTGA
- the secG gene encoding preprotein translocase subunit SecG, with amino-acid sequence MTVAVVVIHIIASLGLVGLILLHAGRGGGVSDMFGGGFAPQSLGGSTVVERNLDRLTVIVGVVFAATTMLLAWLLG; translated from the coding sequence ATGACGGTAGCTGTCGTCGTTATTCACATAATCGCATCGCTGGGGCTCGTCGGGCTCATCCTGTTGCACGCCGGACGCGGTGGCGGCGTTTCCGACATGTTCGGTGGAGGTTTTGCCCCGCAGAGCCTGGGCGGCTCGACCGTCGTCGAGCGGAACCTCGACCGGTTGACCGTCATCGTCGGTGTCGTGTTTGCCGCAACAACGATGCTGCTCGCCTGGTTGCTCGGCTAG
- a CDS encoding phosphoglyceromutase, which translates to MAATSTLVLLRHGQSTWNLENRFTGWTDVGLTEQGEREARDAGRLMAEAGLEFDVVHTSLQLRAINTANIALEEMGLHWIPVKRHWRLNERHYGALQGLNKKETAERHGKDQVYEWRRSYDVPPPPLDITDERHPVHDRRYAGLPPDLLPATECLKDVVERMLPYWYDQIVPDLRDGRRVVIAAHGNSLRALVKHLDGVSDEEIPSLNIPTGIPLVYELDADLARLASGYLGDPEAAARAAEAVAKQAG; encoded by the coding sequence ATGGCCGCCACTTCGACCCTCGTTCTTCTCCGGCACGGTCAGAGCACCTGGAATCTCGAGAATCGTTTCACCGGGTGGACGGACGTCGGCCTCACGGAGCAGGGTGAAAGGGAGGCTCGCGACGCCGGGCGGTTGATGGCCGAAGCAGGCCTCGAGTTCGATGTCGTCCACACCTCCCTTCAGCTGCGGGCAATCAACACCGCCAACATCGCCCTGGAGGAAATGGGACTTCATTGGATACCCGTCAAGCGGCATTGGCGGTTGAACGAACGCCACTACGGCGCACTGCAAGGCCTGAACAAGAAAGAAACCGCCGAGCGCCACGGCAAGGACCAGGTGTACGAGTGGCGCAGGAGCTACGACGTCCCGCCGCCACCGCTGGACATCACCGATGAGCGGCATCCGGTCCATGATCGACGCTACGCAGGCCTTCCGCCGGATCTGTTACCCGCCACGGAATGCTTGAAGGATGTCGTCGAGAGAATGCTGCCCTACTGGTACGACCAGATCGTGCCCGATCTACGGGACGGCAGGCGAGTGGTCATTGCCGCCCACGGCAACAGCCTCCGGGCGCTGGTCAAACACCTGGACGGTGTCTCCGACGAGGAGATACCGTCCCTCAACATCCCAACCGGCATACCGCTCGTTTATGAGCTCGACGCCGATCTGGCCAGGCTCGCTTCGGGCTACCTGGGGGATCCAGAAGCGGCCGCCCGGGCCGCGGAAGCGGTTGCAAAACAAGCGGGATGA
- the tpiA gene encoding triose-phosphate isomerase gives MARKDLIAGNWKMNSNHLEAIQMVQKLHYRLDVGDYQRVDVVIAPPFTSLRSVQTVIEADHMQFGLGAQNVHWEDKGAFTGEISPAMLAKLQVGYVIVGHSERRQIFGETDEMVNKKVKAVLAAGMVPIMCCGETLEQREAGETADFVAGQVIAGLADLDATQVGGLVIAYEPIWAIGTGRTASAEDAADTIGHIRKTVASKYESAAEETRILYGGSVNPGNIAGLMAKRDIDGALVGGASLDPDTFASLIRYWV, from the coding sequence ATGGCTCGTAAAGATCTAATAGCCGGCAACTGGAAGATGAACAGCAACCATCTGGAGGCGATCCAGATGGTGCAGAAGCTGCACTACCGACTCGACGTGGGCGACTATCAGCGGGTGGACGTCGTGATCGCCCCACCGTTCACTTCGTTGCGCTCGGTGCAGACGGTGATCGAGGCCGATCACATGCAGTTCGGTCTCGGCGCGCAGAACGTGCACTGGGAGGACAAAGGAGCCTTCACGGGTGAGATCTCACCGGCGATGCTCGCCAAGCTCCAGGTCGGATACGTGATCGTCGGTCATTCGGAGCGCCGCCAGATCTTCGGCGAGACCGACGAGATGGTCAACAAGAAGGTCAAGGCCGTGCTCGCCGCCGGGATGGTCCCGATCATGTGCTGTGGTGAGACGCTGGAGCAGCGAGAGGCAGGCGAGACCGCCGATTTCGTTGCCGGGCAGGTTATCGCCGGCCTGGCGGATCTCGACGCCACCCAGGTGGGCGGGCTCGTCATCGCCTATGAGCCGATCTGGGCGATCGGCACGGGTAGGACTGCGAGTGCCGAGGATGCCGCCGACACCATCGGACACATCCGCAAGACCGTGGCGTCCAAGTACGAGAGTGCGGCTGAGGAGACCAGAATCCTTTACGGAGGATCTGTCAACCCCGGCAACATTGCCGGCCTGATGGCCAAACGCGACATAGACGGAGCGCTTGTCGGCGGGGCATCACTCGATCCGGACACTTTCGCGTCGCTGATCAGATACTGGGTGTGA
- a CDS encoding phosphoglycerate kinase, which yields MSEFLTLDDIDVAGRRVLIRSDLNVPIDGGVVADDFRIRASLPTIARLRRAGATVVVASHLGRPKKRELEFRMDPVARAMSKLGRFPVRKLDGVVGPAVEAAVAASAAGDVLLLENTRFEPGETRNDPDLADNLARLADLFVLDAFGTAHRAHASTVGVTEFIPSVAGPLLLAEVDSLGKLMKDPPRPFTVLLGGAKVSDKLGVIRNLLPKVDMMLIGGGMCFTLLAAEGYEIGSSLVEEEMLDQVRDLLDSGFGDRILLPSDLVAADRFAADADHVIVGRNSFPDDRMGLDIGPATAAEFARVIAGSGSVFWNGPMGVFEWEAFRSGTETVARALADHEGFSVVGGGDSVAALRILGLEGGVSHLSTGGGAGLEMLEGVQLPGLEALKRWKDGS from the coding sequence ATGAGCGAGTTTCTGACGCTGGACGACATAGACGTGGCCGGCCGGCGCGTGCTGATCCGCTCTGACCTGAACGTTCCGATCGATGGCGGCGTGGTCGCCGACGACTTCCGAATCCGCGCCTCGCTCCCCACCATCGCCAGACTTCGCCGGGCCGGGGCGACCGTTGTGGTCGCCAGCCACCTTGGACGTCCCAAGAAGCGCGAGCTCGAGTTCCGCATGGACCCTGTTGCGCGGGCGATGAGCAAACTCGGTCGATTCCCGGTGAGAAAACTCGACGGGGTCGTCGGGCCGGCAGTTGAAGCAGCGGTTGCCGCGTCGGCCGCCGGAGATGTCCTTCTGTTGGAGAACACGCGTTTCGAGCCGGGTGAGACGAGGAACGACCCGGATCTGGCGGACAACCTCGCACGTCTCGCCGACCTCTTCGTACTCGACGCTTTCGGGACGGCTCACCGGGCACACGCCTCGACAGTCGGTGTGACCGAGTTCATACCGTCTGTTGCCGGTCCGCTGTTGCTTGCAGAGGTGGATTCGCTGGGCAAGCTGATGAAGGATCCTCCCCGGCCCTTTACCGTGCTGCTTGGCGGAGCGAAGGTCTCCGACAAGCTGGGCGTCATCCGCAATCTGCTTCCCAAGGTGGACATGATGCTGATCGGCGGCGGAATGTGCTTCACTCTGCTGGCCGCCGAAGGGTACGAGATCGGATCCTCTCTGGTCGAGGAAGAGATGCTCGACCAGGTTCGCGATCTGCTGGACTCGGGGTTCGGCGACCGGATCCTGCTGCCGTCCGATCTGGTGGCCGCCGACCGGTTCGCGGCCGATGCGGACCACGTGATCGTAGGCCGGAACAGCTTCCCGGACGACCGCATGGGACTCGACATAGGCCCCGCCACCGCGGCCGAGTTCGCCCGAGTCATCGCCGGGTCCGGCAGTGTCTTCTGGAACGGACCGATGGGCGTCTTCGAATGGGAAGCTTTCCGCAGCGGCACTGAAACAGTGGCACGGGCACTGGCCGATCACGAAGGTTTCTCGGTTGTGGGCGGCGGCGACTCGGTCGCTGCGCTGCGGATACTCGGCCTCGAGGGCGGTGTTTCGCATCTCTCGACGGGCGGCGGGGCAGGCCTGGAGATGCTCGAAGGTGTGCAACTGCCGGGATTGGAAGCGTTGAAGAGGTGGAAAGATGGCTCGTAA